A stretch of DNA from Methylomicrobium lacus LW14:
GATCGTCCGCCGCGCGCCGGACATCATCATCGGTTCCTGGTGCGGCAAGAAGCTTCGCCCGGAGCAGATTGCGGCAAGGCCCGGCTGGGATGCTATCCCCGCGGTCAAAAACGGCCGGGTTTATGAAATCAAATCCTGCGACATCCTGCAGCCCGGCCCCGCGGCGCTGACCGACGGCCTGGAACAGATTCGCCGGATCATTCGGCAGTGGTCCAAACCCAGCGATCATTGATGCATTTTTTATCCCCCTGACCCCCAATGAAACACGGCGGAAATATTTACCGATTTGCACAGCAGGTCGGCTGCAAGCCCGAAGCGGTGCTCGACTTCTCGGCGAACATCAATCCGGAACAGGCGCTCGATCCGGCGTCCTTGCTGCCGATCCAGCTCGGACCCTATGCCGATCCCGATTACACCCTGCTGAAACAGGCGCTGAAAGCCCGCTACCCGCATCCGAATGGTGTCGAGATGGAGGTGTTTAACGGCGCCAGCGCGGCCATTTTCGCCTTGTTGCGCCGGCTACAGCCCCGCGACCTGGTGTTATACGCCCCTTTATACGTCGAATACGCGAAGATTGCCGGGCAACTCGGCTGCACCCTGCACACCATCGACCGTTTCGCCGACTTGCATGCGGAAGTCCCCGAAAACAGCACGGTGATCTTTGTGAACCCTTCCACGCCCGACGGCCGGCTCTATGCGATGCCGGAACTCTTGGCGCAATGGCGGCAGAAGCACTGCACGATCCTCGTCGATGAGTCGTTTCTGGATTTTTGCATCGCGGATTCGGTCGCCGATTACATCACCGAGTACGACAAACTCTATGTGATCAAGTCGCTGAGCAAGTTTTACGGCTGCGCGGGAATCCGGATCGGTTTCATCCTGGCCGCGGCGCAGGCGATCGACGCGCTGAAGCGCTTCGAGCCGGCATGGAAACTCTCCACTTTCGATATGGCCTACATGCGGCAAGCCTTGGCGAATCAGCCCTATATCGAACAGACGCGGCGGCAGACGGCGAAGCGGCGGGAAGTCTTGCAGCAGGCGCTGGAAGACTCCGGGCTATTCGAGGCGATTTATCCGGGACAAGCAAACTTCCTGCTGACGAAGCTCAGAGATGACGGCGACGGTTATCTGCTGCAGGAACGACTGGCGCCTTCGCGGCTCTTGATCCGGGTCTGCGACAACTTTGCCGGCCTGAATAAGAGCCATGTCCGCTTTGCGGTCAAAGACGAGCAAGCGATAGCCCAACTTGCCCACACGCTGAAGACAATTCCACAGAATGTATTTTGAACTCGCGCTGTTAGCGTATCTGGTCGACATGGCCGTCGGCGAACTGCCCGGCAAGCATCCGGTCGTGTTCATCGGCGATTTCATCAAGGCCTTCGAGCGGCGCTTTTACCGTAACCGCATTCTGCCCGGCGCCTGCTTGGTGTTCGGCGCTGTGGCGCTGGCACTCGGCATCAGCCTCGCGCTGGTTTATCTCTGCGGCTTTTTGCCCTCCGGCTTGTCATTGCCGGTGCTGGCCATACTGGCCTCGACCGGCTTGGCGATGAACATGCTGCACGCCTCGGTCGCGGGCATCTTGACCGCCGAACAGCCCAAACAGGCCAAACAGGCCATAAGCCTGCTGGTCAGCCGCGACACGGAGGCAATGACCGAAACCGAAATCCACAAGGCCGCGCTCGAAACCTGGGCGGAAAACATCAGCGACGGCGTCATCGCGCCGTTGTTTTACCTGGTGCTGTTCGGCCTGCCGGGGATTGCGGTCTACAAGGCGATCAATACGCTCGATTCGATGGTGGCTTATAAGACCGAACGTTATTTCTATTTCGGTAAAACCGCGGCCATACTGGATGATATCGCGAATTTCATCCCGGCGCGCATCACCGCGCTGCTGATCGTTTTGCTGGCGGAAGACCGGCAAGGCGCCTGGCAGTCGGTCTTCCGCGACGGCAATAAACTGGAAAGCCCGAATGCCGGCTATCCGATTGCCGCGATGGCGGGGGCTTTGGGTATCGGCTTAGGCGGGGATGCGTATTATCACGGCAAACTGAAACATAAGCCCACCTTGGGCCCGGCGCTCAAACCGGTCAACCGGGCGACGCTCGCTCAGGGCTTGAACATGAAAACTCGTCTGGATCAGATCATTCTGGCCTTATTGGCGATCGGAGCCTGGCTTTACTAAAGCCGTTGACTTGCAATTAGGGTTCCCGTGGTAAGTTGGGCTGACGACTGTGGGGATATACGGAATAGGGCAATGCCGGTAGCAAT
This window harbors:
- the cbiB gene encoding adenosylcobinamide-phosphate synthase CbiB gives rise to the protein MYFELALLAYLVDMAVGELPGKHPVVFIGDFIKAFERRFYRNRILPGACLVFGAVALALGISLALVYLCGFLPSGLSLPVLAILASTGLAMNMLHASVAGILTAEQPKQAKQAISLLVSRDTEAMTETEIHKAALETWAENISDGVIAPLFYLVLFGLPGIAVYKAINTLDSMVAYKTERYFYFGKTAAILDDIANFIPARITALLIVLLAEDRQGAWQSVFRDGNKLESPNAGYPIAAMAGALGIGLGGDAYYHGKLKHKPTLGPALKPVNRATLAQGLNMKTRLDQIILALLAIGAWLY
- a CDS encoding aminotransferase class I/II-fold pyridoxal phosphate-dependent enzyme; the encoded protein is MKHGGNIYRFAQQVGCKPEAVLDFSANINPEQALDPASLLPIQLGPYADPDYTLLKQALKARYPHPNGVEMEVFNGASAAIFALLRRLQPRDLVLYAPLYVEYAKIAGQLGCTLHTIDRFADLHAEVPENSTVIFVNPSTPDGRLYAMPELLAQWRQKHCTILVDESFLDFCIADSVADYITEYDKLYVIKSLSKFYGCAGIRIGFILAAAQAIDALKRFEPAWKLSTFDMAYMRQALANQPYIEQTRRQTAKRREVLQQALEDSGLFEAIYPGQANFLLTKLRDDGDGYLLQERLAPSRLLIRVCDNFAGLNKSHVRFAVKDEQAIAQLAHTLKTIPQNVF